A section of the Burkholderia mallei ATCC 23344 genome encodes:
- the rqpR gene encoding response regulator transcription factor RqpR (The RqpSR system (Regulating Quorum sensing and Pathogenicity Sensor kinase and Response regulator) co-occurs with and modulates the expression of cis-2-dodecenoic acid quorum-sensing systems.), protein MSLQILLVDDHAIVRQGIRQLLIDRGIAREVKEAECGGDALVIAEKSEFDVILLDISLPDMNGIEVLKRLKRRLPSTPVLMFSMYREDQFAVRALKAGAAGYLSKTVNAAQMVSAISQVAAGRKYVSPAMAEALAEYVSFENEPLPHEKLSDREYQTLCMIASGKRLTDIAHALSLSVKTVSVYRTRLLEKMKLSNNAELTFYVMSNRLVDMNPAIGA, encoded by the coding sequence ATGAGCTTGCAGATCCTGCTCGTCGACGATCACGCGATCGTCCGCCAGGGCATCCGCCAACTGCTGATCGACCGCGGCATCGCGCGCGAAGTCAAGGAAGCCGAGTGCGGCGGCGATGCGCTCGTGATCGCCGAGAAAAGCGAGTTCGACGTGATCCTGCTCGACATCTCGCTGCCCGACATGAACGGCATCGAGGTGCTCAAGCGCCTGAAGCGCAGGCTGCCGAGCACGCCGGTGCTGATGTTCTCGATGTACCGTGAGGATCAGTTCGCGGTGCGCGCGCTGAAGGCGGGCGCGGCGGGCTACCTGTCGAAGACCGTGAACGCCGCGCAGATGGTGTCGGCGATCAGCCAGGTCGCCGCGGGCCGCAAGTATGTGAGCCCGGCGATGGCCGAGGCGCTCGCCGAGTACGTGTCGTTCGAGAACGAGCCGCTGCCGCACGAGAAGCTGTCCGACCGCGAGTACCAGACGCTCTGCATGATCGCGTCGGGCAAGCGGCTCACCGACATCGCGCACGCGCTGTCGCTGTCGGTGAAGACGGTCAGCGTCTACCGGACGCGCCTGCTCGAGAAGATGAAGCTGTCGAACAACGCGGAACTCACGTTCTATGTGATGAGCAACCGCCTCGTCGACATGAACCCGGCGATCGGCGCGTAG
- a CDS encoding amino acid permease, with protein MSLFRKKNVDRMIAGAQAAGLKKALGAVDLTFLGIGAIIGTGIFVLSGTGAVQAGPALMLSFVIAAIACGLAALSYAEFASTIPVAGSIYTYSYATLGELVAWIIGWDLMLEYGLAASAVSVGWSGYLQSLLQGFGVSLPTALTAAPGALPGVVTYFNLPAFVVMLVITTLLSIGIRESTRVNNIMVFIKVAVVLLVIAVGVFHVTPVNWKPFMPHGWNGVFGAAAVMFFAFIGFDAVSSAAEEVKNPKRDLPVGIIASLGVCAFLYVAVAAIATGIVPWAQYANVSHPISYALQVAGEKWVAGFIDLGAVIGMLTVILVMSYGQTRIIFAMSRDGLLPAALSRVHPRFATPFLTTWLVGLFFGLIAALIPLNVLAELINIGTLAAFSMVSIAVLVLRRTHPDLPRAFRCPGVPLVPILAVAACLFLMLNLQPVTWIAFLTWLVIGLFVYFAYSRSRSKLAHGAQQH; from the coding sequence ATGTCTCTCTTCCGCAAGAAAAACGTCGACCGCATGATCGCCGGCGCGCAAGCGGCCGGCCTCAAGAAGGCGCTCGGCGCGGTCGACCTCACCTTTCTCGGCATCGGCGCGATCATCGGCACCGGCATCTTCGTGCTGAGCGGCACGGGCGCCGTGCAGGCCGGGCCGGCGCTGATGCTGTCGTTCGTGATCGCGGCGATCGCGTGCGGCCTCGCCGCGCTGTCGTACGCCGAATTCGCGTCGACGATCCCCGTCGCCGGCTCGATCTACACGTATTCGTACGCGACTCTCGGCGAGCTCGTCGCATGGATCATCGGCTGGGACCTGATGCTCGAGTACGGGCTCGCCGCGTCCGCGGTGTCGGTCGGCTGGTCCGGCTACCTGCAATCGCTGCTGCAGGGCTTCGGCGTGTCGCTGCCGACGGCGCTCACCGCCGCGCCGGGCGCGCTGCCGGGCGTCGTCACGTATTTCAACCTGCCCGCGTTCGTCGTGATGCTCGTCATCACGACACTGCTGTCGATCGGCATCCGCGAATCGACGCGCGTGAACAACATCATGGTGTTCATCAAGGTCGCCGTCGTGCTGCTCGTGATCGCGGTCGGCGTCTTCCACGTGACGCCCGTGAACTGGAAGCCGTTCATGCCGCACGGCTGGAACGGCGTGTTCGGCGCGGCGGCCGTGATGTTCTTCGCGTTCATCGGCTTCGACGCGGTGTCGTCGGCCGCCGAGGAGGTGAAGAACCCGAAGCGCGATCTGCCGGTGGGCATCATCGCCTCGCTCGGCGTGTGCGCGTTCCTGTATGTCGCGGTCGCGGCGATCGCGACGGGCATCGTGCCGTGGGCCCAGTACGCGAACGTCTCGCATCCGATCTCGTACGCGCTGCAGGTGGCGGGCGAGAAGTGGGTGGCGGGCTTCATCGATCTCGGCGCCGTCATCGGCATGTTGACCGTGATCCTCGTGATGAGCTACGGCCAGACCCGGATCATCTTCGCGATGTCGCGCGACGGCCTGCTGCCCGCCGCGCTCTCGCGCGTGCACCCGCGCTTCGCGACGCCGTTCCTGACGACCTGGCTCGTCGGCCTGTTCTTCGGCCTGATCGCCGCGCTGATTCCGCTGAACGTGCTCGCCGAGCTGATCAACATCGGCACGCTCGCCGCGTTCTCGATGGTGTCGATCGCGGTGCTCGTGCTGCGCCGCACGCACCCGGATCTGCCGCGCGCGTTCCGCTGCCCGGGCGTGCCGCTCGTGCCGATCCTCGCGGTGGCCGCGTGCCTGTTCCTGATGCTGAACCTGCAGCCGGTCACGTGGATCGCGTTCCTGACGTGGCTCGTGATCGGCCTGTTCGTGTACTTCGCGTACTCGCGCAGCCGCTCGAAGCTCGCGCACGGCGCGCAGCAGCACTGA